A window of the Microtus pennsylvanicus isolate mMicPen1 chromosome 4, mMicPen1.hap1, whole genome shotgun sequence genome harbors these coding sequences:
- the Cage1 gene encoding cancer-associated gene 1 protein, which translates to MSESETIDVSGPPQDISYSDSLFCIEASSIASGWPQGETKNAERENESTHTLSEDIYSTQDSLLGDINLGDYSEGVQNQPANTRVSSSRQFEPICKFHWIEAFNDEMIFQDLSEAFSSLEKPELQSHEYNTVDAGEKPYALKGENPLESRISENQDQLVHEHVRKSRSLSLNYYRGETQPLMEKSLARSTAVDVTFNTSQPQSFLRRENGCASGESSFDTEDCLDLLDLRTDHEIEEPEVSSKEMQHSGEISETSGSHQQQVTEDGVDSLAITPWSPAGISKSRSQDNCTVPDRELSLESLEPLEEDMALNEALQRLKQINKKQEMQIQELHGRNLYLESRVKELQTKVTKQQVFADIINKLKENIEELIDDKYNVLLEKNDINKKFQDLQEVLANTKKHLQETKKDKETLQLQVKKIKIHYVHLQKRSVAEIQQKNRLVSQYLEIEKTLSKKDEELQRLQRYKGELEKATSSALNLLKREKETRKQEILSFQEEFQKREKEYLKERRKLKSRVENLTAQVKNLLFTCEKERAKTTKFQQQVDELAQENMGLWQQSAKGEVHTGTPNFEIIQSREQLEEAMEPDGTQGEKGLPSNLFLNCSPCKETSELPPMKRTSPLASRIHSLLALTVGLLTCQDITNPDAEHCQDSKKTNDIMLQKLKSLQLQKRDLDKELLKHKNRITTLKELIANEKALQHHTLEVTNFDVDEARNARDAPVLLAVKLDKYHNLNEELDFLITKLGDLLESKEDHYSRLIEENDKYRRHVGSLINKVTSYEEIIKCADQRLEISHSQIAHLEERNRHLEYLIRMPKEKARRPRPRLENHPKSMTLVDHLDGHCKECSIST; encoded by the exons ATGTCAGAATCGGAAACAATAGACGTCAGTGGGCCTCCTCAAGACATCTCCTATTCAGACTCGCTCTTCTGTATAGAAGCTAGCTCGATCgcttcaggctggcctcag GGTGAAACAAAAaatgcagaaagagaaaatgagtcTACACACACGCTCTCTGAAGATATATATAGCACTCAAGACAGTTTGCTAGGGG aTATCAACCTTGGGGATTACTCAGAGGGTGTACAGAATCAACCAGCTAACACTAGGGTTTCTTCCTCGAGACAATTTGAACCCATTTGCAAATTTCACTGGATAGAAGCATTTAATGATGAGATGATATTTCAAGACCTGAGCGAAGCCTTTTCTTCCTTGGAGAAGCCTGAGCTGCAAAGCCATGAGTATAATACAGTGGACGCCGGTGAGAAGCCCTACGCACTTAAGGGAGAGAATCCGTTGGAAAGTAGGATTTCCGAAAACCAAGACCAACTTGTTCATGAGCACGTCAGGAAATCTAGAAGTCTGTCTCTAAACTACTACAGAGGAGAGACGCAGCCGTTGATGGAAAAGTCCCTGGCTAGAAGCACTGCCGTAGATGTCACCTTCAACACCAGTCAGCCTCAAAGCTTTCTGCGTAGAGAAAATGGCTGTGCTAGCGGTGAAAGTTCATTTGATACTGAGGATTGCTTAGACCTGCTTGACTTGAGAACTGATCATGAAATAGAGGAG CCTGAAGTTTCTTCCAAAGAAATGCAGCATTCTGGGGAGATTTCCGAGACATCCGGTAGTCACCAGCAGCAAGTCACAGAAGACGGTGTAGACAGCCTGGCCATAACTCCTTGGTCTCCAGCGGGCATCTCCAAGAGTAGATCTCAGGACAACTGCACAGTGCCTGATAGGGAGCTAAGCCTTGAAAGCTTGGAGCCCCTGGAAGAGGACATGGCTTTAAATGAAGCCTTGCAGAGATTAAAACAGATTAACAAGAAACAGGAAATGCAGATCCAAGAGCTCCACGGTAGGAATTTGTACTTAGAAAGCAGGGTTAAAGAACTACAGACGAAGGTCACCAAACAGCAAGTTTTTGCTGACATCATAAATAAACTAAAGGAGAACATTGAGGAGTTAATTGACGACAAATACAACGTACTCCTGGAGAAGAATGATATCAACAAGAAATTCCAGGATCTGCAGGAGGTTTTGGCTAACACCAAAAAGCATCTTcaggaaaccaagaaagacaagGAGACCTTGCAGCTCCAGGTTAAAAAGATCAAGATCCATTATGTCCATTTACAGAAAAGGTCCGTCGCCGAGATACAGCAGAAAAACAGATTGGTCAGTCAGTACCTGGAGATAGAGAAGACCCTAAGCAAGAAAGACGAAGAGCTGCAAAGACTGCAGCGATACAAAGGAGAGCTGGAGAAGGCTACCAGTTCCGCTTTGAACTTgttgaaaagggaaaaggagaccCGCaaacaagagatcttgtcttttcaggAGGAATTCCAGAAGCGGGAAAAGGAGTACCTGAAAGAAAGGCGGAAATTGAAATCAAGAGTTGAGAATCTGACGGCCCAAGTGAAGAATTTGCTCTTCACCTGTGAGAAGGAGAGGGCTAAAACTACGAAGTTCCAGCAGCAGGTGGATGAGCTGGCACAGGAAAACATGGGGCTCTGGCAGCAGTCTGCAAAGGGGGAGGTGCACACTGGCACCCCTAACTTTGAGATAATTCAGTCAAGAGAGCAGCTGGAGGAAGCGATGGAGCCAGATGGCACCCAG GGTGAAAAGGGGCTACCTTCTAATTTGTTCCTGAATTGCTCACCTTGTAAAGAAACCTCGGAACTCCCACCTATGAAGAGAACTTCTCCACTGGCCTCTAGAATTCACAGTCTTTTGGCCCTGACAGTAGGACTTCTCACATGTCAg GATATCACCAATCCTGACGCCGAACATTGCCAAGATAGTAAGAAAACTAATGACATAATGCTGCAAAAACTGAAGAGCCTTCAGCTTCAAAAGAGAGATTTAGATAAAGAG TTATtgaaacataaaaacagaattaCAACTCTTAAAGAGTTAATTGCTAATGAAAAAGCACTTCAGCATCACACTCTTGAG GTCACAAATTTTGATGTGGACGAAGCCAGGAATGCCAGAGATGCACCTGTGTTATTGGCAGTCAAACTGGATAAATACCACAATCTAAATGAGGAGCTTGATTTCTTG ATCACAAAGTTGGGGGACCTTCTAGAGAGCAAAGAAGACCACTACAGCAGACTCATCGAGGAGAATGACAAGTACCGGAGACATGTAGGCAGCTTAATAAATAAG